The proteins below are encoded in one region of Pseudomonas azadiae:
- a CDS encoding ABC transporter ATP-binding protein codes for MSQPLLLNLRNLACGYQDQRVVQNLNLHLNAGDIGCLLGSSGCGKTTTLRAIAGFEPVHEGEISLAGEVISSAGFTLAPEKRRIGMVFQDYALFPHLSVADNLAFGIRKHPQKERMVAQLLELVNLKNLGKRFPHELSGGQQQRVALARALAPEPALLLLDEPFSNLDGELRRKLSHEVRDILKARGTSAILVTHDQEEAFAVSDQVGVFKEGRLEQWDTPYDLYHEPQTPYVASFIGQGYFIRGQLSSPESVSTELGELRGNRAYTWPTGGAVDVLLRPDDIVYAPDSALKARIVGKTFLGASTLYRLQLPTGAQLESIFPSHADHQVGADVGIRVAAEHLVLFQASGSTAAQIPQAESGVRRYSPAH; via the coding sequence ATGAGCCAGCCACTATTGCTGAACCTGCGCAACCTGGCATGCGGCTACCAGGACCAACGGGTGGTGCAGAACCTCAACCTGCACCTAAACGCTGGCGACATCGGTTGCCTGCTCGGCTCTTCCGGCTGCGGCAAGACCACCACACTCCGGGCGATTGCCGGGTTCGAACCGGTGCACGAAGGTGAAATAAGCCTGGCCGGTGAAGTGATCTCCAGTGCCGGGTTCACCCTGGCACCCGAGAAACGCCGCATCGGCATGGTGTTCCAGGACTACGCGCTGTTTCCGCACTTGAGCGTGGCCGACAACCTCGCGTTCGGCATTCGCAAGCACCCGCAAAAAGAGCGTATGGTCGCGCAATTGCTCGAGCTGGTGAACCTGAAGAACCTGGGCAAACGCTTCCCCCATGAACTCTCCGGCGGCCAGCAACAACGCGTCGCCCTCGCCCGCGCCTTGGCCCCGGAGCCCGCGCTGTTATTGCTCGATGAGCCTTTCTCCAACCTGGACGGCGAGTTGCGCCGCAAGCTCAGCCATGAGGTGCGCGATATCCTCAAGGCACGCGGCACCAGCGCGATCCTGGTGACCCATGACCAGGAAGAAGCCTTCGCGGTCAGCGACCAGGTCGGTGTTTTCAAGGAAGGCCGGCTTGAGCAGTGGGACACGCCCTACGACCTCTATCACGAACCGCAGACGCCTTACGTCGCGAGCTTTATCGGCCAGGGCTACTTCATCCGCGGGCAATTGAGTTCGCCTGAATCGGTCAGCACCGAACTGGGTGAGCTGCGCGGCAACCGCGCCTATACCTGGCCTACCGGTGGCGCGGTGGACGTGCTGCTGCGCCCGGACGACATCGTCTACGCGCCGGACAGCGCGTTGAAAGCCCGAATTGTCGGCAAGACATTCCTCGGCGCGTCGACCCTGTACCGCCTGCAATTGCCGACCGGCGCGCAGCTGGAATCGATTTTCCCCAGCCATGCAGACCATCAGGTCGGAGCGGACGTAGGGATTCGGGTTGCGGCAGAACATCTGGTGTTGTTCCAGGCGTCGGGCAGCACTGCCGCGCAAATCCCGCAGGCCGAATCAGGCGTGCGGCGTTACAGTCCCGCTCACTGA
- the glpK gene encoding glycerol kinase GlpK, with protein MTDLQNKNYIIALDQGTTSSRAIIFDRDANVVCTAQREFTQHYPQAGWVEHDPMEIFATQSAVMVEALAQAGLHHDQVAAIGITNQRETTVVWDKVTGRPIYNAIVWQCRRSTEICQQLKRDGHEQYINDSTGLVTDPYFSGTKLKWILDHVEGSRERARNGELLFGTIDSWLIWKFTGGKTHVTDYTNASRTMLFNIHTLEWDAKMLEILDVPREMLPEVKSSSEIYGRTKSGIAIGGIAGDQQAALFGQMCVEAGQAKNTYGTGCFLLMNTGDKAVKSKHGMLTTIACGPRGEVAYALEGAVFNGGSTVQWLRDELKIINDAHDTEYFAGKVKDSNGVYLVPAFTGLGAPYWDPYARGALFGLTRGVRVDHIIRAALESIAYQTRDVLDAMQQDSGERLKSLRVDGGAVANNFLMQFQADILGTQVERPQMRETTALGAAYLAGLACGFWGSLDELRGKSVIEREFEPQLDEVAKEKLYAGWQKAVSRTRDWEPHEGAE; from the coding sequence ATGACCGACCTTCAGAATAAGAACTACATTATTGCCCTTGACCAGGGCACCACCAGTTCCCGCGCGATCATCTTTGACCGTGACGCCAACGTGGTCTGCACCGCCCAGCGTGAATTCACCCAGCATTACCCGCAAGCCGGCTGGGTCGAGCATGATCCGATGGAAATCTTCGCCACCCAGAGCGCAGTGATGGTCGAGGCTCTGGCCCAAGCCGGACTGCACCATGACCAGGTTGCCGCCATCGGCATTACCAACCAGCGCGAAACCACCGTGGTCTGGGACAAGGTCACCGGCCGCCCGATCTATAACGCGATCGTCTGGCAATGCCGACGCAGCACCGAGATCTGCCAGCAGCTCAAGCGCGACGGCCACGAGCAATACATCAACGACAGCACCGGCCTGGTCACCGACCCGTACTTCTCCGGGACCAAGCTCAAGTGGATCCTCGACCACGTCGAAGGCAGCCGCGAGCGTGCGCGCAACGGCGAGCTGCTGTTCGGCACCATCGACAGCTGGTTGATCTGGAAATTTACCGGCGGCAAGACCCACGTCACCGACTACACCAACGCGTCGCGCACCATGCTCTTCAACATCCACACCCTGGAGTGGGATGCGAAGATGCTGGAGATCCTCGACGTGCCGCGTGAAATGCTGCCCGAAGTGAAGTCTTCTTCGGAAATCTACGGCCGCACCAAGAGCGGCATCGCCATCGGTGGCATCGCCGGCGACCAACAGGCTGCGTTGTTCGGCCAGATGTGCGTCGAAGCCGGCCAGGCAAAAAACACCTACGGCACCGGCTGTTTCCTGTTGATGAACACCGGCGACAAGGCGGTGAAATCCAAGCACGGCATGCTCACCACCATCGCCTGCGGCCCGCGTGGCGAAGTGGCCTACGCCCTGGAAGGCGCCGTGTTCAACGGCGGTTCCACCGTGCAATGGTTGCGTGATGAGCTGAAAATCATCAATGACGCCCATGACACCGAATACTTCGCCGGCAAGGTCAAGGACAGCAACGGCGTCTACCTGGTCCCGGCCTTCACTGGCCTGGGCGCGCCTTACTGGGACCCGTATGCCCGTGGCGCGTTGTTCGGCCTGACCCGTGGCGTGCGCGTGGACCACATCATTCGTGCAGCCCTGGAGTCGATTGCCTACCAGACCCGCGACGTGCTCGACGCCATGCAACAGGACTCGGGCGAACGCCTCAAGTCGCTGCGTGTGGACGGCGGCGCGGTGGCCAACAACTTCCTGATGCAATTTCAGGCCGATATTCTCGGTACCCAGGTCGAGCGTCCGCAAATGCGCGAAACCACGGCATTGGGCGCGGCGTACCTGGCGGGCCTGGCCTGCGGTTTCTGGGGCAGCCTGGACGAATTGCGCGGCAAGTCGGTGATCGAGCGCGAATTCGAACCGCAGCTGGACGAAGTGGCCAAGGAGAAGCTCTACGCCGGCTGGCAAAAAGCGGTGAGCCGTACCCGTGACTGGGAGCCCCACGAAGGCGCTGAATAA
- the ybaK gene encoding Cys-tRNA(Pro) deacylase — MTPALDLLKKVRAEHRIHSYEHDPKAASYGLEAAEKLSLDPAQVFKTLLASSEKGELLVAVVPVVGSLDLKALAQAAGVKKVEMADPAAAQRSTGYLLGGISPLGQKKRLRTFIDVTAQPFATIFVSAGRRGLEVELPAAVLAEHTQAKFAPIGRA; from the coding sequence ATGACCCCTGCATTGGACCTGTTGAAAAAAGTTCGCGCCGAACATCGTATCCACAGTTACGAACATGACCCGAAGGCAGCGTCGTACGGGCTGGAGGCCGCAGAAAAATTGAGCCTTGACCCGGCACAGGTGTTCAAGACCCTGCTGGCCAGCAGTGAAAAAGGCGAATTGTTGGTGGCGGTGGTGCCGGTCGTCGGAAGTCTGGACCTGAAGGCTCTGGCACAGGCCGCCGGGGTGAAAAAAGTCGAGATGGCCGACCCGGCAGCGGCGCAGCGCTCGACCGGCTACCTGCTGGGCGGCATCAGCCCGCTGGGGCAGAAGAAGCGCTTGCGCACGTTCATCGATGTGACGGCGCAGCCGTTTGCGACGATTTTTGTGAGTGCGGGGAGGAGGGGGTTGGAAGTGGAATTGCCGGCGGCGGTGCTGGCGGAGCATACCCAGGCCAAGTTCGCACCGATTGGCCGGGCGTGA
- a CDS encoding MIP/aquaporin family protein has translation MTTALQQPSLSSQCMAEFLGTALLIFFGTGCVAALKVAGASFGLWEISIIWGIGVSMAIYLSAGISGAHLNPAVSIALCLFADFDKRKLPFYILAQIAGAFCSAALVYTLYSNLFFDYEQTHHMVRGSQASLELASVFSTYPHALLSTAQAFLVEMVITAILMGVIMALTDDNNGLPRGPLAPLLIGLLIAVIGSAMGPLTGFAMNPARDFGPKLMTFFAGWGEMAFTGGRDIPYFLVPIFAPIVGACLGAAAYRGLIARHLPSAAPAIAEETPDTAVNGKTRIS, from the coding sequence ATGACAACTGCTCTTCAACAGCCTTCACTTTCGAGCCAATGCATGGCCGAGTTCCTGGGGACTGCGCTTCTGATCTTCTTCGGCACGGGTTGCGTCGCTGCGCTCAAGGTCGCGGGCGCCAGCTTTGGCTTGTGGGAGATCAGTATCATCTGGGGCATTGGCGTCAGCATGGCGATCTACCTGAGCGCCGGCATTTCCGGGGCTCACCTCAACCCGGCCGTCAGCATCGCCCTGTGTCTTTTCGCCGACTTCGACAAGCGAAAACTGCCCTTCTATATCCTCGCCCAGATCGCCGGCGCTTTTTGCTCGGCCGCGCTGGTCTATACGCTCTACAGCAATCTTTTTTTCGATTACGAACAAACCCACCATATGGTGCGCGGCTCCCAGGCCAGCCTGGAGCTGGCGTCGGTGTTCTCCACCTACCCCCATGCGCTGCTGAGTACTGCCCAGGCGTTCCTGGTGGAAATGGTCATCACCGCAATCCTGATGGGCGTGATCATGGCCCTTACCGATGACAACAACGGCCTGCCACGCGGCCCGCTGGCCCCGCTGCTGATCGGTCTGCTGATCGCAGTGATCGGCAGCGCCATGGGCCCGCTGACCGGCTTTGCGATGAACCCGGCGCGGGATTTCGGCCCCAAGCTGATGACCTTTTTCGCGGGTTGGGGTGAAATGGCCTTTACCGGTGGTCGCGATATTCCTTACTTCCTAGTACCGATTTTCGCGCCGATCGTCGGCGCATGCCTGGGTGCTGCGGCCTATCGCGGGTTGATTGCCCGCCATCTGCCGAGCGCCGCACCTGCTATAGCTGAAGAAACACCTGACACGGCTGTCAACGGCAAGACGCGTATTTCCTGA
- a CDS encoding DeoR/GlpR family transcriptional regulator produces MNLPPRQQQILELVRERGYVSIEEMAQLFVVTPQTIRRDINQLADANLLRRYHGGAAYDSSVENTAYAMRADQMRDEKQRIGEAIAAQIPDHASLFINIGTTTESIARALLNHNHLKIITNNLNVATMLSAKDDFDVLLTGGNVRRDGGVVGQASVDFINQFKVDFALVGISGIDEDGSLLDFDYQEVRVSQAIIANARKVILAADSSKFGRNAMIRLGPISLVDCLVTDQQPVPALVQLLSEHKVRLEVV; encoded by the coding sequence ATGAATCTGCCTCCCCGCCAACAACAAATCCTCGAGCTGGTCCGTGAACGCGGCTATGTCAGTATCGAGGAAATGGCGCAGCTGTTCGTTGTCACCCCGCAAACCATCCGCCGCGATATCAACCAGCTGGCGGACGCCAATCTGCTGCGCCGCTACCACGGCGGCGCAGCCTATGACTCCAGTGTCGAAAACACCGCGTACGCCATGCGTGCCGACCAGATGCGCGATGAGAAACAGCGCATTGGCGAAGCCATCGCCGCGCAGATCCCCGATCACGCCTCCCTGTTCATCAATATCGGCACCACCACCGAATCCATCGCCCGTGCGTTGCTCAACCACAACCACTTGAAAATCATCACCAACAACCTCAACGTGGCCACCATGCTCAGCGCCAAGGACGACTTCGACGTGCTGCTCACGGGCGGTAATGTGCGACGCGACGGCGGTGTGGTGGGCCAGGCGAGTGTCGACTTCATCAACCAGTTCAAGGTCGACTTTGCCCTGGTAGGTATCAGCGGCATCGACGAAGACGGCAGCCTGCTGGATTTTGACTACCAGGAAGTGCGCGTTTCCCAAGCGATCATCGCCAATGCGCGCAAGGTGATCCTGGCGGCGGACTCCAGCAAATTCGGGCGCAATGCCATGATTCGCCTGGGGCCGATCAGCCTGGTGGACTGCCTGGTGACCGATCAGCAGCCCGTGCCGGCGTTGGTGCAGTTGTTGAGTGAGCATAAGGTTCGGTTGGAAGTCGTCTAG